In Paractinoplanes brasiliensis, the following proteins share a genomic window:
- a CDS encoding ABC transporter ATP-binding protein: MMAGPAPTEKLQDFKGSTKRLLARLKPQRMLVGFVVLAGAVSVALSVIGPYLLGHATDVIFKGVIGQMFGAGVTKADVVAGLRARGENTQADLLSALDFVPGRGIDFDQLARVLAWVAIVYVFAWLFGILQGRITAHVVQTAVYQLRQEVEAKLSRLPLSYFDQQPRGEVLSRATNDTDNIAQTLQQTFAQLITSLLMIVGVLGAMFWISPLLALIALITVPVSFFVTTAVGKRSQPNFVAQWSTTGKLNGHIEEMFTGHSLVKVFGRQDEAAEVFQEHNDKLYASSFRAQFISGLIQPAMMFISNLNYVLVAVVGGLRVASGSLSLGEVQAFIQYSRQFSQPLTQVASMANLIQSGVASAERVFALLDASEQSPEPAAVALDSVRGEIVFSDVSFRYVPDKPLISNLSLVVEPGQTVAIVGPTGAGKTTLVNLLMRFYDVDSGRILLDGVDIATMPREQLREEIGMVLQDTWLFGGTIAENIAYGADSFDMSAVERAATAAHVDAFVRMLPDGYDTVIDEEGSNVSAGQKQLITIARAFLAEPSILILDEATSSVDTRTEVLIQRAMATLREGRTSFVIAHRLSTIRDADVILVMENGQIVEQGTHDSLIAEGGAYARLYSAQFAQAVAEVD, translated from the coding sequence ATGATGGCCGGACCCGCCCCGACCGAGAAACTGCAGGACTTCAAGGGCTCGACCAAACGCCTGCTGGCCCGGCTCAAACCGCAGCGGATGCTGGTCGGCTTCGTGGTGCTGGCCGGCGCGGTCAGCGTCGCCCTGTCGGTGATCGGCCCCTACCTGCTCGGACACGCCACCGACGTGATCTTCAAGGGCGTCATCGGGCAGATGTTCGGCGCCGGCGTCACCAAGGCCGACGTGGTCGCGGGCCTGCGCGCCCGGGGCGAGAACACCCAGGCCGACCTGCTCTCGGCGCTCGACTTCGTCCCCGGGCGCGGCATCGACTTCGACCAGCTGGCCCGGGTGCTGGCCTGGGTCGCGATCGTGTACGTGTTCGCGTGGCTGTTCGGCATCCTGCAGGGCCGGATCACCGCGCACGTCGTCCAGACGGCGGTCTACCAGCTGCGGCAGGAGGTGGAGGCGAAGCTGTCCCGGCTGCCGCTGTCGTACTTCGACCAGCAGCCCCGCGGTGAGGTGCTGAGCCGGGCCACCAACGACACCGACAACATCGCGCAGACCCTGCAGCAGACGTTCGCCCAGCTCATCACGTCGCTGCTGATGATCGTCGGGGTGCTCGGCGCGATGTTCTGGATCTCGCCGCTGCTCGCCCTGATCGCGCTGATCACGGTGCCGGTCTCGTTCTTCGTCACGACAGCTGTGGGCAAGCGCTCGCAGCCCAACTTCGTGGCGCAGTGGTCCACCACGGGCAAGCTCAACGGGCACATCGAGGAGATGTTCACCGGGCACTCGCTGGTCAAGGTGTTCGGCCGGCAGGACGAGGCCGCCGAGGTGTTCCAGGAGCACAACGACAAGCTGTACGCGTCGTCGTTCCGCGCGCAGTTCATCAGCGGGCTGATCCAGCCGGCCATGATGTTCATCAGCAACCTGAACTATGTGCTGGTGGCCGTGGTGGGTGGCCTGCGGGTGGCCTCGGGGTCGTTGTCGCTGGGCGAGGTGCAGGCGTTCATCCAGTACTCGCGGCAGTTCAGCCAGCCGTTGACCCAGGTGGCGTCGATGGCGAACCTGATCCAGTCGGGTGTGGCGTCCGCCGAGCGGGTGTTCGCTTTGCTGGACGCTTCCGAGCAGTCACCCGAGCCCGCCGCGGTCGCCCTTGATTCCGTACGGGGTGAGATCGTCTTCTCCGACGTTTCGTTCCGGTATGTTCCCGACAAGCCACTCATTTCGAACTTGTCGCTTGTTGTGGAACCTGGGCAGACTGTGGCTATTGTCGGCCCCACCGGGGCGGGCAAGACGACGCTGGTCAACCTGCTGATGCGGTTCTACGACGTGGACTCGGGGCGGATCCTGCTCGACGGGGTCGACATCGCCACCATGCCCCGCGAGCAACTGCGCGAAGAGATCGGCATGGTGCTGCAGGACACGTGGCTGTTCGGGGGGACGATCGCGGAGAACATCGCGTACGGGGCCGACTCCTTCGACATGTCAGCCGTGGAGCGCGCGGCCACCGCGGCTCACGTCGACGCTTTCGTGCGGATGCTGCCCGACGGCTACGACACGGTGATTGACGAGGAGGGCTCCAACGTCAGCGCCGGCCAGAAACAGCTCATCACCATCGCACGGGCGTTCCTCGCCGAGCCGTCCATCCTGATCCTCGACGAGGCCACGAGCTCGGTGGACACCCGTACGGAGGTCCTGATCCAACGGGCGATGGCGACGCTGCGCGAGGGCCGGACGTCGTTCGTGATCGCCCACCGCCTGTCCACGATCCGCGACGCCGACGTGATCCTGGTGATGGAGAACGGCCAGATCGTCGAACAGGGAACGCACGACTCGCTGATCGCCGAGGGCGGCGCCTACGCCCGGTTGTATTCCGCCCAGTTCGCCCAAGCTGTGGCCGAGGTGGATTAG
- a CDS encoding Calx-beta domain-containing protein, with the protein MTSTTSGTWTITTTPAVSNGAVSGTDYTALPTTPYTVTFAGAETKTVVITTTDDALYENAETFTLRATNANATDWTEAVGTINDNDSKPSYTLTASPTTVTESAGAKSTITATLSAPSGVETTVGLTTADGTATSGVAPAGDYTALVGAPTDQIVIAAGQLSGTKDVSVTNDTVKDAQDTESFTVNGLVVGTTLPTTASTTVSIKDAQATPKLTLSGGGQTNEGSNATYTVTTDTKSEVPITVQWEAVDTTPATGNGKATPGYDFTYPANRSVTIAPGGTSTTITVPTLTDSLDEPNEDYAIQLLSPTNAALGATIKATGTIVDAVGDLGPTVTISPSSVTEGDADKKWATFTASLSSQSGKTVKVDWATVDGTALAGKDYVAGSGQLVFEPGTTTQTFTVDIIGDRIDEGSGEAFTVTTTAVPGETPASLSASGPATVTITDDDSAPTIASFDDSLVKEGNDPWVSVLPIKLSNPSDHAIKLDLTDTPGTASNALGVVGSYDYTLLNTTVTIPPEMTTGWVAVLVNGDAVFEGDETTSITATAQAGVNGQNYMTSPFADSATLTLQNDDDAPDLEVTSVTGAEGESVAVKGVITGQSQSSTVVNVTFTGGSVSGSKAADNNDFSNPGVQPLTIAAGTAPGTIVNITSIPLTQDNVAEPAETIIASGFGVGNVGTVTDGIITIAANGGTPGEEPGEEPGEEPGEEPGEAPKPTIKAPARVTGPSTVEVDGTVAPNAEVQVWGGAVGSGALKPLRTITADEDGYYWFEQRITSGYRFATLSQNMRSNEVAVFMTQNPTLVVSTTTRGQLNLGVKGNPAGAGQTAAIQQWRNGAWVTIRSGKTGADGVYRTGPKFASGSSVVLRAWVAGEPGRGTLPNFTAQQRVTVR; encoded by the coding sequence ATGACCTCCACAACCAGTGGGACGTGGACCATCACCACCACGCCTGCCGTAAGCAATGGAGCTGTCTCGGGCACTGATTACACAGCGCTCCCAACGACGCCGTACACAGTTACGTTCGCTGGGGCCGAGACCAAGACGGTCGTGATCACCACAACGGATGACGCGCTCTACGAGAACGCGGAAACCTTCACGCTGCGCGCGACCAATGCGAACGCGACTGACTGGACTGAGGCCGTTGGCACGATCAACGACAACGATTCCAAGCCGTCGTACACGCTGACTGCCTCGCCGACGACGGTGACCGAGTCCGCTGGCGCCAAGAGCACCATCACGGCGACGCTGAGCGCGCCTTCGGGTGTCGAGACGACTGTTGGTCTGACCACGGCCGATGGAACCGCCACCAGTGGGGTCGCGCCGGCCGGTGACTACACAGCGCTGGTAGGTGCACCCACCGATCAGATTGTGATCGCCGCGGGTCAGCTGTCCGGGACGAAGGACGTTTCGGTCACCAATGACACCGTGAAGGACGCGCAAGACACCGAGTCGTTCACGGTCAACGGTCTTGTTGTTGGTACCACCCTGCCCACGACTGCTTCGACCACGGTCAGCATCAAGGACGCCCAGGCCACTCCGAAGCTCACTTTGTCCGGCGGTGGCCAGACCAACGAGGGGTCCAACGCGACCTACACGGTGACCACCGACACCAAGTCCGAGGTGCCGATCACCGTGCAGTGGGAGGCGGTCGACACGACGCCCGCGACCGGCAACGGCAAGGCAACGCCGGGTTACGACTTCACCTATCCGGCCAACCGCAGCGTCACTATCGCTCCCGGGGGCACGAGCACCACCATCACCGTCCCCACCCTCACGGACTCGCTCGACGAGCCCAACGAGGACTACGCGATCCAGCTGCTGAGCCCGACCAACGCGGCTCTCGGTGCGACGATCAAGGCCACCGGCACCATCGTCGACGCGGTGGGCGACCTCGGCCCGACCGTCACGATCTCGCCGTCCTCGGTGACCGAGGGCGATGCCGACAAGAAGTGGGCGACCTTCACCGCGTCGTTGAGCAGCCAGTCGGGCAAGACCGTCAAGGTCGACTGGGCGACTGTGGACGGCACCGCGCTCGCCGGCAAGGACTACGTCGCGGGCAGCGGCCAGCTCGTCTTCGAGCCGGGGACCACCACGCAGACGTTCACCGTGGACATCATCGGCGACCGGATCGACGAGGGTTCCGGCGAGGCGTTCACCGTCACCACCACGGCCGTCCCGGGGGAGACCCCGGCCAGCCTCAGCGCGAGCGGTCCGGCCACGGTCACCATCACCGATGACGACTCGGCGCCGACGATCGCTTCCTTCGACGACAGCCTCGTCAAGGAGGGCAACGACCCCTGGGTGTCGGTGCTGCCGATCAAGCTCAGCAACCCGAGCGATCACGCGATCAAGCTCGACCTGACGGACACGCCGGGCACCGCGTCCAACGCCCTCGGCGTTGTCGGCAGCTACGACTACACCCTGCTCAACACGACGGTGACCATTCCGCCGGAGATGACCACCGGCTGGGTCGCTGTGCTCGTCAACGGAGACGCAGTCTTCGAGGGTGACGAGACGACCAGCATCACCGCGACCGCACAGGCGGGTGTGAACGGGCAGAACTACATGACTTCCCCGTTCGCCGACTCGGCGACGCTCACGCTGCAGAACGACGACGACGCCCCTGACCTCGAGGTCACCAGCGTGACAGGCGCGGAAGGCGAGTCGGTCGCTGTCAAGGGTGTCATCACCGGCCAGTCGCAGAGCTCCACCGTTGTCAACGTCACCTTCACCGGAGGCTCTGTTTCCGGCAGCAAGGCCGCCGACAACAACGACTTCAGCAACCCGGGTGTCCAGCCGCTCACCATCGCGGCCGGTACCGCGCCGGGCACCATCGTCAACATCACGAGTATTCCGCTGACCCAGGACAACGTCGCGGAGCCGGCTGAGACGATCATCGCTTCGGGCTTCGGTGTGGGCAATGTCGGCACCGTGACCGACGGCATCATCACCATCGCGGCCAACGGTGGCACACCTGGCGAGGAACCCGGTGAGGAGCCTGGCGAGGAGCCCGGTGAGGAGCCCGGTGAGGCTCCGAAGCCGACCATCAAGGCGCCCGCCCGCGTGACCGGTCCGTCGACCGTCGAGGTGGACGGCACGGTTGCTCCGAACGCGGAGGTTCAGGTCTGGGGTGGCGCGGTCGGTAGCGGCGCGCTCAAGCCGCTGCGGACCATCACCGCTGACGAGGACGGCTACTACTGGTTCGAGCAGCGGATCACCTCGGGTTACCGGTTCGCCACGCTGTCGCAGAACATGCGGTCCAACGAGGTCGCCGTCTTCATGACGCAGAACCCGACCCTCGTGGTCTCGACCACGACGCGGGGTCAGCTGAACCTCGGCGTCAAGGGCAACCCCGCCGGGGCCGGCCAGACCGCCGCGATCCAGCAGTGGCGTAACGGCGCCTGGGTCACCATCCGCAGCGGCAAGACCGGCGCGGACGGTGTCTACCGGACCGGTCCGAAGTTCGCCTCGGGCAGCTCCGTTGTTCTCCGTGCCTGGGTGGCCGGTGAGCCCGGCCGGGGCACGCTGCCGAACTTCACCGCGCAGCAGCGGGTGACCGTTCGGTAA